In a genomic window of Microbispora sp. ZYX-F-249:
- the cbiQ gene encoding cobalt ECF transporter T component CbiQ, with the protein MSAGHHHPIYRPADTPVHRLPPQCKLAAVVAFAVSVVATPRERFWAFAVDALLLAAVAAAARVPAGVIARRMVIEVPFVLFALAIPVIGTGERVQVLGLSLSAPGLWAAWNILAKATLGVVASILLAATTEPRMMLLGAERLRLPRLLVQIATFMLRYLDVILDQMRRMRIARESRGFVARDLRQAPVLAKSAGALFIRSYERGERVHLAMLSRGYMGEMPTIRDISATGRDWAMAGMLPCLAAATALLAWSTT; encoded by the coding sequence GTGAGCGCCGGGCACCATCACCCGATCTACCGGCCCGCCGACACGCCCGTCCACCGGCTGCCGCCCCAGTGCAAGCTGGCGGCGGTCGTCGCGTTTGCGGTGTCCGTGGTCGCCACCCCGCGCGAGCGTTTCTGGGCCTTCGCCGTCGACGCGCTGCTGCTGGCCGCCGTCGCGGCAGCCGCCCGGGTGCCGGCCGGCGTGATCGCGCGGCGCATGGTCATCGAGGTGCCGTTCGTGCTGTTCGCGCTGGCGATTCCGGTGATCGGCACGGGCGAGCGGGTGCAGGTGCTCGGTCTGTCGCTGAGCGCCCCGGGCCTGTGGGCCGCCTGGAACATCCTGGCCAAGGCCACGCTGGGCGTGGTCGCCTCGATCCTGCTGGCGGCCACGACCGAGCCCCGGATGATGCTGCTCGGCGCCGAGCGGCTGCGGCTGCCCCGGCTGCTCGTCCAGATCGCGACGTTCATGCTGCGCTACCTCGACGTGATCCTCGACCAGATGCGGCGCATGCGGATCGCCAGGGAGTCACGGGGATTCGTCGCGCGGGACCTCCGGCAGGCCCCCGTGCTGGCGAAGTCGGCGGGCGCCCTGTTCATCCGCTCGTACGAGCGGGGGGAGCGGGTCCATCTCGCCATGCTGAGCCGGGGCTACATGGGCGAGATGCCAACGATTAGGGATATATCGGCAACTGGGCGAGACTGGGCGATGGCGGGCATGCTTCCGTGTCTCGCCGCGGCGACGGCCCTACTGGCGTGGAGCACGACGTGA
- a CDS encoding STAS domain-containing protein: MKLRLARQSLSNAVVVAVEGELDLFTAPFLRDEIRDAIRDDGPTLVLDLGELSFMDSSGLSVLIEAWRLATSEGGTVSLASPQPPVARILRTTGLDRRIKVYPDVDTAILQHPE, encoded by the coding sequence ATGAAGCTGCGGCTCGCGCGCCAATCGCTCTCCAATGCCGTCGTGGTGGCTGTGGAGGGGGAGCTCGACCTGTTCACGGCTCCGTTCCTGCGCGACGAGATCCGCGACGCCATCCGTGACGACGGCCCGACCCTCGTGCTCGACCTCGGCGAGCTGTCGTTCATGGACTCCAGCGGACTGAGCGTGCTCATCGAGGCATGGCGGCTGGCCACCAGCGAGGGCGGCACGGTGTCTCTCGCCTCGCCGCAGCCTCCGGTGGCCCGCATCCTGCGCACGACCGGCCTGGACCGGCGGATCAAGGTCTACCCCGACGTCGATACCGCGATTTTGCAGCACCCCGAGTAG
- a CDS encoding SDR family NAD(P)-dependent oxidoreductase, with the protein MDLNGAAAIISGGASGLGEASARELARVGATVVVADLNAERGKALADEIGGVFAHTDVSDEASVQAAVEAAVATGKPLRAVISSAGIGWAQRTVGRDGSPHDLASYRKVIDVNLIGTFNLMRIGAAAMAQTEPVDEDGARGVVINTASVAGIEGQTGQVAYSASKGGIIGMTLPAARDLAAIGVRVLTIAPGIIDTPIYGKIGDKNAEEFKAKLIGPVAFPKRLGKASEFGHLVRALIENDYMNGEVIRFDGGIRFQPK; encoded by the coding sequence ATGGATCTGAACGGAGCAGCAGCAATCATCTCGGGCGGTGCCAGCGGCCTCGGCGAGGCCTCGGCCCGCGAGCTGGCCCGCGTCGGCGCGACGGTGGTCGTGGCCGACCTCAACGCCGAGCGCGGCAAGGCGCTGGCCGACGAGATCGGCGGTGTGTTCGCCCACACCGACGTGTCCGACGAGGCGTCGGTGCAGGCCGCGGTCGAGGCGGCGGTCGCCACCGGCAAGCCGTTGCGCGCCGTGATCAGCAGCGCCGGCATCGGCTGGGCGCAGCGCACCGTCGGCCGGGACGGCTCCCCGCACGACCTGGCGTCCTACCGCAAGGTGATCGACGTCAACCTGATCGGCACCTTCAACCTCATGCGCATCGGCGCCGCGGCCATGGCCCAGACCGAGCCGGTCGACGAGGACGGCGCCCGCGGCGTCGTCATCAACACCGCGTCGGTCGCCGGCATCGAGGGCCAGACGGGCCAGGTGGCGTACTCGGCGTCGAAGGGCGGCATCATCGGCATGACCCTGCCCGCGGCCCGCGACCTCGCGGCGATCGGCGTCCGCGTGCTGACCATCGCGCCGGGCATCATCGACACCCCGATCTACGGGAAGATCGGCGACAAGAACGCCGAGGAGTTCAAGGCCAAGCTCATCGGGCCGGTGGCGTTCCCGAAGCGGCTCGGCAAGGCCTCCGAGTTCGGCCACCTGGTCCGCGCGCTGATCGAGAACGACTACATGAACGGCGAGGTCATCCGTTTCGACGGTGGCATCCGCTTCCAGCCCAAGTAA
- a CDS encoding energy-coupling factor ABC transporter ATP-binding protein: MEHDVTSGSPSLTVSRLAYAYPDGTQALYGVDLTIERGERVALLGPNGAGKTTLVMHLNGILTPGHGTVEVAGLPVRADTLREIRRRVGLVFQDPDDQLFMPTVREDVAFGPANLGLRGAELNRRVRDALERVGMLEAIDRPPHHLSFGQRRRVAVATVLAMEPEILVLDEPSSNLDPASRHELAEILKSLDVTVLMVTHDLPYALELCERSLVMSEGVIAADGPTNALLSDERLLTAHRLELPYGFAVPAQPG, from the coding sequence GTGGAGCACGACGTGACCTCCGGCAGCCCTTCTCTCACGGTGAGCAGGCTCGCGTACGCCTATCCCGACGGGACACAGGCGTTGTACGGCGTGGACCTGACGATCGAGCGGGGAGAGCGGGTCGCCCTGCTCGGCCCGAACGGCGCGGGCAAGACGACGCTCGTCATGCACCTCAACGGCATCCTCACGCCGGGGCACGGGACGGTGGAGGTGGCCGGGCTTCCCGTCCGCGCGGACACCCTGCGGGAGATCCGCCGCCGGGTCGGGCTGGTGTTCCAGGATCCGGACGACCAGCTGTTCATGCCGACCGTGCGGGAGGACGTCGCGTTCGGCCCGGCCAACCTCGGGCTGCGCGGCGCGGAGCTCAACCGCCGTGTGCGGGACGCGCTGGAGCGGGTCGGCATGCTGGAGGCGATCGACCGGCCGCCCCACCACCTGTCCTTCGGCCAGCGCCGCCGGGTGGCCGTGGCCACCGTGCTGGCGATGGAACCGGAGATCCTCGTCCTCGACGAGCCGTCGTCCAACCTCGACCCCGCGTCCCGCCATGAGCTGGCCGAGATCCTCAAGAGCCTGGACGTGACCGTGCTGATGGTCACCCACGACCTGCCGTACGCGCTGGAACTGTGCGAGCGTTCGCTCGTCATGTCCGAGGGGGTGATCGCGGCCGACGGGCCGACGAATGCCCTGCTCTCCGACGAGCGGTTGCTCACGGCGCACCGGCTCGAACTCCCTTACGGGTTCGCCGTCCCTGCTCAGCCGGGGTGA
- a CDS encoding crotonase/enoyl-CoA hydratase family protein, with amino-acid sequence MSEVNSGPAAEPDEVLVEIVDGGVAVVTINRPRARNAVNGAVARGIAAALDELDDSPDVSAIVLTGAGGTFSAGMDLKGFLTGDMPVVEGRGFGGITEAPPKKPILAAVEGYALAGGFELALSCDIIVASEEAKFGLPEPKRGLVAGAGGVMRLPRRIPYHIAMEIALTGDHYPAARLYELGLVNRITYPGEALNGALELARTIAANAPLALAATKRVIIESADWSLDEMFRKQGEIVSPVFTSKDAMEGAAAFAEKRAPVWKGE; translated from the coding sequence GTGTCCGAGGTCAACTCCGGGCCGGCCGCTGAGCCGGACGAGGTACTCGTAGAGATCGTCGACGGCGGCGTGGCCGTCGTCACCATCAACCGGCCCAGGGCCAGGAACGCCGTGAACGGCGCCGTGGCGCGCGGAATCGCGGCCGCCCTGGACGAGCTGGACGACAGCCCCGACGTGTCCGCGATCGTCCTCACCGGGGCCGGCGGCACGTTCTCGGCCGGCATGGACCTGAAGGGCTTCCTCACCGGCGACATGCCGGTGGTCGAGGGCCGGGGCTTCGGCGGCATCACCGAGGCGCCGCCGAAGAAGCCGATCCTCGCCGCGGTCGAGGGGTACGCACTGGCCGGCGGCTTCGAGCTGGCGTTGTCCTGCGACATCATCGTCGCGTCCGAGGAGGCGAAGTTCGGCCTGCCGGAGCCCAAGCGCGGCCTGGTGGCCGGCGCGGGCGGGGTCATGCGGCTGCCGCGCCGCATCCCGTACCACATCGCCATGGAGATCGCCCTCACCGGCGACCACTACCCGGCGGCCCGGCTGTACGAGCTGGGGCTGGTCAACCGCATCACCTACCCCGGCGAGGCGCTCAACGGCGCGCTCGAACTGGCCCGCACGATCGCCGCGAACGCGCCGCTGGCGCTCGCCGCGACCAAGCGGGTCATCATCGAGTCGGCCGACTGGTCGCTCGACGAGATGTTCCGCAAGCAGGGCGAGATCGTGAGCCCGGTCTTCACGTCGAAGGACGCGATGGAGGGCGCCGCGGCCTTCGCCGAGAAGCGCGCTCCCGTCTGGAAGGGCGAATAG
- a CDS encoding energy-coupling factor ABC transporter permease, with protein MHVPDGFFDVPVSVGAGVFAAAGVAVCLRGAKRELDDRTAPMAGLVAAFVFAAQMLNFPVAAGTSGHLLGGALAAILVGPYTAVLCVAVVLLVQAFFFADGGLTALGVNITLMAIVTAVVGWAVFRLITRGGPRGRATLVAASFVAALVSVPAAALVFTVMFWLGGTAPIELGSVAAAMGGVHLLIGLGEGFITALTVSSVLAVRPDLVYGARGMARALTLRTAEGDVQVGQAAPEAPPAGVGLRPVLVGGGLVAVLLAGVFSFYASGDPDGLEKVAADKGLSAQEKPHAVENGPLADYAVKGVEDQRLSGGLAGVAGVGLTVAAGGGVFYVIRRRRRLTDGMTPANAQ; from the coding sequence GTGCACGTGCCCGATGGGTTCTTTGACGTCCCCGTGTCGGTCGGCGCCGGGGTCTTCGCCGCCGCAGGGGTGGCCGTGTGCCTGCGGGGCGCCAAACGGGAGCTCGACGACCGCACCGCCCCCATGGCGGGTCTGGTGGCCGCGTTCGTCTTCGCGGCGCAGATGCTCAACTTCCCCGTCGCGGCGGGCACCAGCGGCCATCTGCTCGGCGGGGCGCTGGCGGCGATACTCGTCGGGCCGTACACCGCCGTGTTGTGCGTCGCGGTCGTGCTGCTCGTCCAGGCGTTCTTCTTCGCCGACGGCGGGCTGACCGCGCTGGGTGTCAACATCACGCTGATGGCGATCGTGACCGCGGTCGTCGGGTGGGCGGTGTTCCGGCTGATCACCCGGGGCGGGCCGCGCGGGCGGGCGACGCTGGTGGCCGCGTCGTTCGTGGCGGCGCTGGTCTCCGTCCCGGCGGCGGCGCTCGTGTTCACGGTCATGTTCTGGCTCGGCGGCACCGCGCCGATCGAGCTGGGCTCGGTGGCCGCCGCGATGGGCGGCGTGCACCTGCTCATCGGGCTCGGCGAGGGCTTCATCACCGCGCTCACCGTGAGCAGCGTGCTGGCCGTCCGCCCCGATCTCGTGTACGGCGCGCGCGGGATGGCCAGGGCGCTGACGCTGCGCACCGCCGAGGGAGATGTCCAGGTGGGCCAGGCGGCCCCGGAGGCTCCCCCGGCCGGAGTCGGCCTGCGTCCCGTCCTGGTGGGCGGTGGCCTCGTGGCCGTGCTGCTGGCCGGTGTCTTCTCGTTCTACGCCTCGGGCGACCCCGACGGGCTGGAGAAGGTGGCGGCCGACAAGGGCCTGAGCGCGCAGGAGAAGCCGCACGCGGTGGAGAACGGCCCGCTGGCCGACTACGCCGTCAAGGGCGTGGAGGACCAGCGGCTGTCCGGCGGGCTGGCCGGGGTGGCGGGCGTCGGGCTGACGGTCGCGGCCGGGGGCGGCGTGTTCTACGTCATCCGCCGGCGCCGGCGCCTGACCGACGGGATGACCCCCGCGAACGCGCAGTGA